One Aliidiomarina minuta genomic region harbors:
- a CDS encoding enoyl-CoA hydratase/isomerase family protein: MEKVKLSIDDQHVAWLTLNKPEVHNAFDDVMIAELLTALQQINDDPDVHVMVLRSEGKNFSAGADLNWMRSMAASNRQQNVEDAGELGQLMARLDNLRVPTIALVQGAAFGGAVGLAACCDIVLANPDSSFCLSEVKIGLIPAVISPYVVRNMGSRAARRYLLTAERFSAEQACLHGLVTEVTEKPLDEAVQTFLKAITGNGPAACAAAKRLILDVADRPIDDDIIEQTVQRIADIRVSAEGQEGLSAFLEKRKPAWLNH; encoded by the coding sequence ATGGAAAAAGTAAAACTAAGTATCGACGATCAGCACGTGGCCTGGCTTACATTAAATAAGCCAGAAGTACACAACGCTTTTGATGACGTTATGATCGCTGAGTTACTAACTGCTCTGCAGCAAATTAACGACGACCCTGACGTACATGTCATGGTACTGCGTTCAGAAGGCAAGAACTTCTCCGCCGGTGCTGATCTGAACTGGATGCGCTCCATGGCCGCCAGCAATCGTCAGCAGAATGTAGAGGACGCTGGCGAACTGGGACAACTCATGGCCCGGCTTGATAACCTCCGTGTGCCTACTATCGCCCTGGTTCAAGGCGCCGCTTTTGGCGGTGCTGTAGGCCTGGCGGCCTGTTGCGACATAGTGCTGGCAAACCCGGACAGCAGTTTTTGCCTGAGTGAAGTGAAAATCGGCTTAATTCCGGCGGTAATCAGCCCTTATGTAGTGCGCAATATGGGAAGCAGAGCTGCCCGCCGGTATTTGCTCACCGCTGAGCGTTTCTCTGCTGAACAGGCTTGCCTTCATGGACTGGTTACCGAGGTCACCGAAAAACCTCTGGACGAAGCCGTGCAAACTTTTTTAAAAGCCATTACTGGCAACGGACCCGCAGCCTGTGCTGCTGCCAAGCGACTAATTCTGGACGTTGCTGATCGCCCTATCGATGACGATATTATTGAGCAGACGGTGCAGCGTATAGCTGATATCCGAGTTTCCGCTGAAGGCCAGGAAGGTTTATCTGCTTTTCTGGAAAAACGTAAACCAGCCTGGCTAAACCACTAA
- a CDS encoding carboxyl transferase domain-containing protein gives MAVLSSKINVRDETFQNNQASMEALVADLNDKVEQIKLGGGEALQERHQSRGKLLVRDRIERLLDPGSPFLEIGQFAAWAVYEDYVPCAGVVAGIGQVEGVQCMIVANDATVKGGTYYPLTVKKHLRAQEIAERCHLPCIYLVDSGGANLPRQDEVFPDRDHFGRIFFNQANMSAKGIPQIAVVMGLCTAGGAYVPAMADESVIVKEQGTIFLAGPPLVKAATGEEVSAEELGGADVHTRISGVADHFAVSDEHALELARRSVSRLNHKLPEQPQMEPVKAPRYAEEEIYGIVGTDLRKPYDVREVIARVVDDSDFDEFKQNYGNTLVTGFARIHGYPVGIVANNGILFSESAQKGAHFIELCAQRKIPLVFLQNITGFMVGKKYEAEGIAKHGAKMVMAVSCAKVPKFTVLIGGSYGAGNYGMCGRAYDPTLMFMWPNARISVMGGEQAAGVMATVTRDGMERKGKSWSEQQEADFKKPIVEQYDAQGHPYYASGRLWDDGIIDPAQTRTVLGLSIAASLNAPIEKTRFGVFRM, from the coding sequence GTGGCAGTGCTATCAAGTAAAATAAATGTACGCGACGAGACTTTCCAGAATAATCAGGCCTCCATGGAAGCCCTGGTTGCGGATCTGAATGACAAAGTAGAGCAGATTAAGCTCGGTGGTGGTGAAGCCTTGCAGGAACGCCACCAGTCACGCGGTAAATTACTGGTGCGGGACCGTATCGAGCGATTGCTGGATCCAGGCTCGCCGTTTCTTGAAATCGGCCAGTTTGCAGCCTGGGCTGTATATGAAGATTATGTTCCCTGCGCTGGTGTAGTAGCCGGTATTGGCCAGGTGGAAGGCGTACAATGCATGATAGTGGCCAACGATGCCACAGTAAAAGGCGGTACTTATTACCCGCTGACTGTCAAAAAGCATTTACGGGCTCAGGAAATTGCCGAGCGCTGCCACCTGCCCTGTATTTATTTAGTCGATTCCGGCGGAGCCAACTTGCCCCGCCAGGATGAAGTATTCCCGGACCGCGACCATTTTGGCCGTATTTTCTTTAATCAGGCCAATATGTCAGCTAAAGGCATTCCGCAAATTGCTGTGGTGATGGGTTTATGTACTGCTGGTGGCGCTTATGTGCCTGCCATGGCGGACGAAAGCGTAATTGTCAAAGAACAAGGCACGATTTTCCTGGCCGGTCCTCCGCTGGTAAAAGCAGCAACCGGTGAAGAAGTCAGTGCTGAAGAGCTCGGTGGTGCCGACGTGCACACCCGCATTTCCGGCGTTGCTGACCATTTTGCGGTCAGTGATGAACATGCGCTGGAACTGGCCCGCCGTTCAGTTTCGCGCCTGAACCACAAGTTGCCGGAACAGCCGCAAATGGAACCGGTTAAAGCCCCCCGTTACGCTGAGGAAGAAATTTACGGCATTGTGGGTACTGACCTGCGCAAGCCTTATGATGTTCGCGAAGTCATTGCACGTGTAGTCGACGATTCCGACTTTGATGAATTCAAACAGAATTACGGCAACACTTTAGTTACCGGCTTTGCCCGCATTCATGGTTATCCGGTGGGTATTGTTGCCAACAACGGTATTCTGTTTTCTGAGTCAGCGCAAAAAGGCGCTCACTTTATTGAGCTCTGCGCACAGCGCAAAATTCCACTGGTCTTTTTACAGAATATCACCGGCTTTATGGTCGGTAAAAAATATGAAGCCGAAGGTATCGCTAAGCACGGAGCCAAAATGGTAATGGCGGTAAGCTGCGCTAAAGTGCCTAAGTTTACTGTGTTAATTGGCGGCAGCTACGGCGCTGGCAACTACGGCATGTGCGGACGCGCCTACGACCCAACGCTTATGTTCATGTGGCCCAACGCACGAATTTCCGTCATGGGCGGCGAACAGGCTGCAGGTGTTATGGCAACCGTGACCCGCGATGGCATGGAGCGTAAAGGCAAAAGCTGGAGCGAACAGCAAGAAGCTGACTTTAAAAAACCTATCGTTGAGCAATATGATGCACAGGGACACCCTTATTATGCATCCGGTCGCCTGTGGGATGACGGCATTATAGATCCGGCGCAAACGCGCACGGTTCTGGGTCTTAGCATTGCAGCTTCACTCAATGCCCCGATTGAGAAAACACGCTTTGGCGTGTTCCGCATGTAA
- a CDS encoding isovaleryl-CoA dehydrogenase — translation MISQFTTLNFDLGETADMLRDHVNAFAREEIAPRAAQIDEDNLFPSELWPKLGDMGLLGITVEEEFGGSGMGYLEHVLAVEEISRASASVGLSYGAHSNLCVNQIRRNGTQAQKEKYLPKLVTGEHVGALAMSEPNAGSDVVSMKLRAKKDGDDYILNGNKMWITNGPEASVYVIYAKTDPDANSRGISAFIVERDTPGFSQAQKLDKLGMRGSNTCELVFEDVRVPAENILGELNRGVEVLMSGLDYERVVLAAGPLGIMQACLDVVVPYIHERSQFGKSIGEFQLVQGKVADMYTRMNAARAYVYTVAKACDRGETTRKDAAGVILYAAELATQMALDAIQLLGGNGYINEYPTGRLLRDAKLYEIGAGTSEIRRMLIGRELFTESK, via the coding sequence ATGATTAGCCAATTTACAACGCTTAACTTTGATCTGGGTGAGACCGCTGACATGCTACGCGATCATGTCAATGCATTCGCACGCGAAGAAATTGCTCCGCGTGCCGCTCAAATTGACGAAGATAACCTGTTTCCGTCAGAGTTATGGCCAAAATTAGGTGATATGGGGCTACTCGGCATCACTGTTGAAGAAGAGTTCGGTGGCTCAGGTATGGGTTACCTGGAACACGTTCTGGCGGTTGAAGAAATCAGCCGCGCCTCCGCTTCAGTAGGGTTAAGTTACGGTGCGCATTCAAATCTTTGTGTTAATCAGATTCGACGTAATGGTACTCAGGCGCAAAAAGAAAAATACCTGCCTAAGCTGGTAACCGGAGAGCATGTTGGTGCCCTGGCTATGAGTGAACCTAATGCGGGTTCTGACGTCGTTAGCATGAAGCTACGAGCGAAAAAAGACGGTGATGATTACATTCTCAACGGTAACAAAATGTGGATCACTAATGGTCCTGAAGCCAGTGTTTATGTGATTTATGCGAAAACAGACCCGGATGCGAACTCTCGCGGTATCTCCGCTTTTATTGTAGAACGCGACACCCCAGGGTTTAGTCAGGCACAAAAACTGGATAAATTAGGCATGCGCGGTTCCAATACCTGTGAACTGGTATTTGAAGATGTACGGGTTCCCGCCGAAAACATTCTTGGCGAACTGAACCGCGGTGTTGAAGTGTTGATGAGCGGTCTGGATTATGAACGGGTTGTTCTGGCAGCTGGCCCTTTAGGTATTATGCAGGCCTGTCTTGATGTGGTAGTGCCTTATATTCACGAACGCAGCCAGTTTGGCAAATCTATTGGTGAGTTTCAGCTGGTACAGGGCAAAGTTGCAGATATGTATACCCGCATGAACGCTGCACGCGCTTACGTTTATACAGTAGCCAAAGCCTGTGACCGTGGTGAAACCACCCGTAAAGATGCGGCGGGCGTTATTCTGTATGCTGCTGAGTTGGCTACACAGATGGCACTGGATGCCATTCAATTGCTGGGTGGTAATGGCTACATTAATGAATACCCTACTGGACGTCTGTTGCGCGATGCCAAACTCTATGAAATAGGCGCCGGCACTTCAGAAATCCGCCGTATGTTAATCGGCCGCGAACTCTTCACCGAATCTAAATAA
- a CDS encoding MerR family transcriptional regulator — MNNQTTTPLATPKAVTFTIGELAREFDITTRSIRFYEDQGLLAPQRQGQNRIYNGKDKVRLKLILRGKRLGFTLAETRRLFELYDRDQSSENQLKTMLGLIEEKKTTLQQQMEDIKVLLHELVSVEQRCQAELLEHQNKTDSDPVI; from the coding sequence ATGAATAATCAAACCACAACTCCATTAGCAACTCCTAAAGCGGTCACCTTCACTATAGGTGAATTAGCCCGAGAGTTCGATATCACTACCCGCAGCATCCGCTTCTACGAGGATCAGGGTTTGCTCGCTCCTCAGCGTCAAGGGCAAAACCGAATATATAATGGCAAGGACAAAGTCCGCCTTAAGCTTATTTTAAGAGGCAAACGACTGGGTTTTACGCTCGCTGAAACACGTCGTCTGTTTGAACTTTATGACCGCGATCAGAGCAGTGAAAACCAGCTAAAAACTATGCTCGGCCTGATTGAAGAAAAGAAAACAACGCTGCAGCAACAAATGGAAGATATTAAGGTGCTGCTGCACGAACTGGTAAGCGTCGAACAACGCTGCCAGGCAGAACTTCTTGAACACCAAAATAAAACTGACTCTGACCCGGTGATTTAA